A genomic window from Methylorubrum extorquens includes:
- the creD gene encoding cell envelope integrity protein CreD, which translates to MSLAPPIPASSPDQETARPFAWHRLRRIAGLTLVAGAACLGALLLVGERQDRQREVEAEIARAWGPPQQVQGPVMVLPFTDDSGQPRHVLAAARSASFDVTLDTAERRRGPFAATVYDARVKLAGRFEVPDEGQLIDLLGAAGARIHWDRALIGLAVGRLGSVNPGDGITIDGRKETWGTCSTFALRGAACPGERWVLAPLKTAGRPEGAVAYTGEIGLRGTGEITFVPSAPQAELTLASPWPNPSFFGDVLPATYTITKTGFTANWRIDEISAPRVVTGTLPGMIPEATARLAGSGSFGVALVEGMPVYRMITRVAKYGLLPVVLAFALLLAFEATTRLRIHLVQYALVGIAMTLFPLMLLSFSEWLGYNAAFGLSAGLVVAQTSLYTAAVSREVTVTTVFGGLMSALFGFLFVLLGLEVYALLVGTVAVFLALSAAMVLSLRFDPAGSRAVPAQA; encoded by the coding sequence ATGAGTCTCGCCCCGCCGATCCCAGCCTCCTCGCCCGACCAGGAGACCGCGCGGCCCTTCGCGTGGCACCGGCTGCGGCGGATCGCCGGGCTGACGCTGGTGGCCGGAGCGGCCTGCCTCGGCGCCCTCTTACTCGTTGGCGAGCGCCAGGATCGGCAGCGGGAGGTCGAGGCCGAGATCGCGAGAGCCTGGGGACCGCCGCAGCAGGTCCAGGGACCCGTGATGGTTCTGCCCTTCACCGACGATTCCGGCCAGCCGCGCCATGTCCTCGCAGCGGCCCGGTCGGCGTCCTTCGACGTGACCCTCGACACCGCCGAGCGCCGCCGCGGCCCGTTCGCCGCCACCGTCTACGACGCGCGCGTCAAGCTCGCCGGCCGCTTCGAAGTGCCGGACGAGGGGCAACTGATTGACCTCCTCGGTGCGGCCGGGGCGCGGATCCACTGGGATCGGGCCCTGATCGGTCTCGCGGTGGGGCGCCTGGGTTCGGTCAATCCCGGCGACGGGATCACCATCGACGGGCGCAAGGAGACCTGGGGGACCTGCTCCACCTTCGCGCTCCGTGGCGCGGCCTGCCCCGGTGAGCGCTGGGTTCTTGCCCCGCTCAAGACGGCAGGCCGTCCCGAGGGGGCCGTCGCCTATACGGGCGAGATCGGATTGCGGGGAACGGGGGAGATCACCTTCGTGCCGAGCGCGCCGCAGGCTGAACTGACGCTCGCCTCTCCCTGGCCGAATCCGAGCTTCTTCGGGGACGTACTGCCCGCGACCTACACGATCACGAAGACGGGCTTCACGGCGAATTGGCGGATCGACGAAATCAGCGCGCCGCGAGTCGTGACCGGCACGCTGCCTGGGATGATCCCGGAGGCCACGGCTCGGCTTGCGGGCTCCGGCAGCTTCGGCGTCGCGCTGGTCGAGGGCATGCCCGTCTACCGGATGATCACCCGTGTCGCGAAGTATGGGCTTCTGCCGGTCGTGCTGGCCTTTGCCCTGCTCCTTGCCTTCGAGGCGACGACGCGGCTGCGCATCCACCTCGTGCAATACGCTCTCGTCGGGATCGCCATGACGCTGTTCCCGCTGATGCTGCTCTCGTTCAGCGAGTGGCTCGGCTACAACGCCGCCTTCGGCCTCAGCGCCGGGCTCGTCGTGGCTCAGACCAGTCTCTACACGGCCGCGGTCTCGCGCGAGGTCACCGTCACCACCGTGTTCGGGGGGCTGATGTCGGCGCTGTTCGGCTTCCTGTTCGTGCTGCTCGGGCTTGAGGTTTACGCGCTTCTGGTCGGCACGGTGGCGGTGTTCCTAGCACTGAGCGCCGCCATGGTGCTGTCGCTCCGGTTCGACCCGGCCGGCTCGCGCGCCGTACCGGCCCAGGCCTGA
- a CDS encoding di-trans,poly-cis-decaprenylcistransferase, which produces MQSPLDRRSGLHAAIIMDGNGRWASARGLPRGAGHRAGVKTIQRVAEAAPALGIGTLTLYAFSSDNWRRPAEEVGGLMRLLRAYLRGETDRLARSGTRLTVIGRRDRLPPGIPEAIARAEAATATGDRLHLRIAVDYSSRDAILAAAARLGPAGLSREGLSEALGADGDVDLLIRTGGEKRLSDFLLWEAAYAELHFTDRMWPDFGATDLAAAVSDFTARDRRFGGLNPPAVPRAA; this is translated from the coding sequence ATGCAAAGCCCTCTCGATCGCAGATCAGGTCTTCACGCGGCGATCATCATGGACGGCAACGGCCGCTGGGCGAGCGCCCGCGGCCTACCTCGGGGTGCGGGCCACCGGGCGGGCGTCAAGACGATCCAGCGCGTGGCGGAGGCCGCTCCCGCGCTCGGCATCGGCACGCTGACGCTCTACGCCTTCTCCAGCGACAACTGGCGCCGCCCGGCCGAGGAGGTCGGCGGGCTGATGCGGCTGTTGCGGGCCTATCTGCGCGGCGAGACCGACCGGCTCGCCCGCAGCGGCACCCGCCTCACGGTCATCGGCCGCCGCGACCGCCTGCCGCCCGGCATCCCGGAGGCGATCGCGCGGGCCGAGGCCGCGACCGCCACGGGTGACCGGCTGCACCTGCGCATCGCCGTCGATTACTCCTCGCGCGACGCGATCCTCGCCGCCGCCGCCCGGCTCGGGCCGGCGGGCCTCAGCCGCGAGGGCCTGAGCGAGGCCCTGGGAGCGGACGGGGACGTCGATCTCCTGATCCGGACGGGGGGCGAGAAGCGGCTCTCCGACTTCCTCCTCTGGGAGGCCGCCTACGCCGAACTGCACTTCACCGACCGGATGTGGCCCGATTTCGGCGCCACCGACCTCGCCGCGGCGGTGTCCGACTTCACCGCCCGCGACCGCCGGTTCGGCGGGCTGAACCCGCCCGCGGTACCGCGGGCCGCCTGA